The Peromyscus leucopus breed LL Stock chromosome 4, UCI_PerLeu_2.1, whole genome shotgun sequence genome segment agctgaggaccgaacccagggccttgtgcttgctaggcaagcgctctaccactgaactaaatccccaacccccaggacAGGAATAGATTTAACCTGTAATAGTTTATCCTTTCATTGGTCTCATATCAGCAcaataataaatacacatattaCACAAGGTATATAGGGAATATTTTTCACAAAACAATAATAGTGTTTCTTTTCCCCACTCAGATTGAAGCAACCAGTTAAGGGGTTGTATGTTTATCTTGTTGACCTTGAGACAAGCCTGGAACTCTGATCCCCCTCCCTGTGTCACCCAGTGCTGGGCTGTTCCTCCTTCCCTGCCCCACTTTCAAAAACGGAGATAGCAGAGGCCTGTATTGACTCACAGTTCCTAGCCATATTAAAGGGCTAAGGTGTGTCTGATGAGTAaccaaaattatagaaattctTACCTATTAATTAGCAAGGAATATTATCAAATTTCATGGGCAATAATAGCAtttacataaaatgatttttgtatttattaaatagaATAAGAAGAATCTCCAAAACTGTTTCCCTGGgatggttttgcttttttaaatcaTTGCACTGTATTTTTTGCTAAAGTTCTGTatcatttttttgagaattgtCCGTTGTATCAGTTTCCCATTAAACTTGAATCAGTGGCTTATTCTTACAAGCTTTCATACCTTGTTTTGAATTTGTAGTGTTGACTTTACTTGGGAGTACTTCGGAAATAATTTTTCTCCTGTAATAGTTAAGCCGTTAATTATAAGATAGCAGTCTTCATTTCAAAGCTAGTCTTTCAATTTGGCAGTAGTCAATAAATGTACATTTAATAatgattaaattatttcttaattggTTACCTTCCCTTCTTTCAAAAATAGATGTTCAAGAAAGAGTTCCTTCTTCATATTCACAGGGAGCAAGACCAAAAGAGAATTCAATGAGCACTTTACAGTTGAATTCATCATCCACCAATCACCAATTGCCTTCTGAACATCAGACAGTACCGAGTTCTAGGGACTCTAGCAGAAATTCTTTCAGATCACATTTTTCTCCAAGACAATCAGAATCTTTTCGAAACAGTTCACATCCCACATTTTCATATCTTGCAAGTAGAGATGAAACCCCAGTTCTAAGCAATTCAGAAAGGCTTGGTTCCTCTAGGAGACCATTTCAAGAATCTTCTGAAAATGAAGGTAGGCGTACTACTAGGAGATTGCTGTCACGGATAGCTTCTAGCATGTCATCAACTTTTTTTTCACGAAGATCTAGTCAGGATTCCTTGAATACAAGATCACTGAGTTCTGAAAATTATATTTCTCCAAGAACCTTGACTTCACAGTCTCGGAGTAATGGAGCATCATCTTCTGAAGTCAATGATGGCAGGGCATCTGAAGCTTCTCAGGGATTTAGATTTCTTAGGCGAAGATGGGGTTTGTCATCTCTTAGCCAAAATCATAGCTCTGTACCAGATGCAGAAAATTTTCATCAAGAATCAGAAGGTAGAAGTACAGGTCCATGGTTATCTTCCTCACTTAGAAATAGATGCACACCTTTGTTCTCCAGAAGGAGGCGAGAGGGAAGAGATGAATCTTCAAGAATATCTGTGTCCGATGTACCGCCTAGATCTCATATTTTTAGAAGAGACTCAAATGAAGTAGTTCACCTTGAAGCACAGAGTGATCCCCTTGGGGCTGCTGCCAACAGACCACAAGCATCTGGAGCATCAAGCAGTGCTTCTGCAGGTGCCTCCACACCAGATTTGCCTCCgggaggaagaaggacaggaATAGCAGGGATTCTTCCTGGCTCCTTGTTCCGGTTCGCAGTCCCACCGGCACTTGGAAGTAATCTGGCCGACAATGTCATGATCACTGTAGATATTATTCCTTCTGGCTGGAATGCAGCTGATGGGAAAAGTGATAAAACTAAAAGTGCACCTTCAAGAGACCCAGAAAAActgcagaaaataaaagaaaggtaaatatttgaatatttattgtaCATTGTAGAGCTAGGTCAGATTAGCTCTCATTATCTGAAGTTTCTTCCTTAACCTTATATGGTAGGTATTACTGTGTTTTATAGACAAATGGTGATAATAATAAGATAGGTCCTGGGGTGTGAATTGCATCAAAAAACAATCTAAGGTGTCTTAATTTATCTCGATACACACAAGTTTCTTTGTTCTATGGTTGGACTACTGCTAAATGGAATTTAATTGGGAAGAGGAATCCAATGATAATGCATTGTCAATCTGTATTAGACTAATTGGCTTAccacttaattttttatttcttaatttttcttttttttttaaagatatattttaccGTGGACTATTTTCCTGATTTTAAACTTTACTCTTCCCTAGTAATATTAGCTTTAATATTTGTTCATTATAACAATTTCCTCTGATTGTAAGCTATCTGAAATATGTAGTAACTTAGATTTCTTACCCtcaaaaatagctttatttattgttCTTGACTGGTCTACAATTCTGTGCTAGTCTATCTAGTTGGtaggtttagtttggttttttggtggtttgtttttgagacaggatctcactatgtaccccgGTTGGCCTGGAACTGATAGAGATTTATTTACTTGCTGCTGTCTCTTGTGTACTTGTATTAAAGACATATATTACTACACCAGCTCCTAGTTACGTAGTTTTAAAAGAGCATTTATTTTGACAGTTTgtagtatgtgtgtttgttgtaTTTTGCCTTATatatgagttgttttttttttttttttttggttttttcgagacagggtttctctgtgtagctttgcgcctttcctggagctcacttggtagcccaggctggcctcgaactcacagagatccgcctggctctgcctcccgagtgctgggattaaaggcgtgcgccaccaacgcccggctgagaaTTTTAAGATGACTAGTtaaattaataaacagaaaaattggATCTACTTAGTAAAAAGTAATTGAAACTATGAAGGGAAGAgttttaaatacaaaacaaaatgttccGCTTTTCAGAATGTTTGTGTTTGGTGTCGTGTTTCTGACTCAGCTAGGGCAGAAAGTCGCCTTATGTCTGTGTGTAAATGTCTTGATAGACTCACTCCTACTGTCCAGGTTGTAGTTCAGTAGCAGTTCCTCAGTCAGTACTGTCAGTTTATTGAGTGCTTTTGATGTGCTGCCAGGAACTCACAAAATACGAAGTTGAACAGAAAACTTGACTTGATATAAAGTGAATTCACATAGAAATGGTACATGTTAGCCTGTGAAATGGAGGACAAAGGATAATAGAAAATGTTGCATGTTTTAAAAGCCTTCCTTTATAGATACCAAAATGATTTAGTAAGATTGTTGAGAGTAGAGTGATAGAGAACTTTTAAgtcttcctatttttaaaattttgattgaGCGAATAAGATTTTATCAGTTTTGATAACTTGTAAATGAGAAACTACAAGTCAATATGTACTTAATTCATTGAGGTAGTTTGTAAATTCTTTTGCAATCGACAAAATGGCCAAAATGATATGTATGTTACTCTTAATACTATTGTACTTAAAGTAATCTAGAAGACGTCAGTAATTAAAATCTTAGTGATTGTGAAAAAGGTGTGTTACCAAAGAGGAAAGTTTAAACCATTCGAAGCTGA includes the following:
- the Marchf7 gene encoding E3 ubiquitin-protein ligase MARCHF7 isoform X1, yielding MESKPSRIPRRISVQPSGPLSARMVSGNRGTSLNDSYHSRDSSFRLDSEYQSTSASASASPFQSTWYSESEITQGARSRSQNQQRDHDSKRPKLSCTNCTSTSAGRNIGGGLNTVSDSSWRHSQVPRSSSMVLGSFGTDLMRERRDLERRTDSSISNLMDYNHRSGDFTTSSYVQERVPSSYSQGARPKENSMSTLQLNSSSTNHQLPSEHQTVPSSRDSSRNSFRSHFSPRQSESFRNSSHPTFSYLASRDETPVLSNSERLGSSRRPFQESSENEGRRTTRRLLSRIASSMSSTFFSRRSSQDSLNTRSLSSENYISPRTLTSQSRSNGASSSEVNDGRASEASQGFRFLRRRWGLSSLSQNHSSVPDAENFHQESEGRSTGPWLSSSLRNRCTPLFSRRRREGRDESSRISVSDVPPRSHIFRRDSNEVVHLEAQSDPLGAAANRPQASGASSSASAGASTPDLPPGGRRTGIAGILPGSLFRFAVPPALGSNLADNVMITVDIIPSGWNAADGKSDKTKSAPSRDPEKLQKIKESLLLEDSEEEEGDLCRICQMAAASSSNLLIEPCKCTGSLQYVHQECMKKWLQAKINSGSSLEAVTTCELCKEKLQLNLEDFDIHELHRAHANEQAEYEFISSGLYLVVLLHLCEQSFSDMMGNTIEPSTRVRFINLARTLQAHMEDLETSEDESEEDGDHNRAFDIA
- the Marchf7 gene encoding E3 ubiquitin-protein ligase MARCHF7 isoform X2, with the protein product MESKPSRIPRRISVQPSGPLSARMVSGNRGTSLNDSYHSRDSSFRLDSEYQSTSASASASPFQSTWYSESEITQGARSRSQNQQRDHDSKRPKLSCTNCTSTSAGRNIGGGLNTVSDSSWRHSQVPRSSSMVLGSFGTDLMRERRDLERRTDSSISNLMDYNHRSGDFTTSSYVQERVPSSYSQGARPKENSMSTLQLNSSSTNHQLPSEHQTVPSSRDSSRNSFRSHFSPRQSESFRNSSHPTFSYLASRDETPVLSNSERLGSSRRPFQESSENEGRRTTRRLLSRIASSMSSTFFSRRSSQDSLNTRSLSSENYISPRTLTSQSRSNGASSSEVNDGRASEASQGFRFLRRRWGLSSLSQNHSSVPDAENFHQESEGRSTGPWLSSSLRNRCTPLFSRRRREGRDESSRISVSDVPPRSHIFRRDSNEVVHLEAQSDPLGAAANRPQASGASSSASAGASTPDLPPGGRRTGIAGILPGSLFRFAVPPALGSNLADNVMITVDIIPSGWNAADGKSDKTKSAPSRDPEKLQKIKESLLLEDSEEEEGDLCRICQMAAASSSNLLIEPCKCTGSLQYVHQECMKKWLQAKINSGSSLEAVTTCELCKEKLQLNLEDFDIHELHRAHANEQAEYEFISSGLYLVVLLHLCEQSFSDMMGNTIEPSTRVRFINLARTLQAHMEDLETVISQILLSFRG
- the Marchf7 gene encoding E3 ubiquitin-protein ligase MARCHF7 isoform X3 is translated as MESKPSRIPRRISVQPSGPLSARMVSGNRGTSLNDSYHSRDSSFRLDSEYQSTSASASASPFQSTWYSESEITQGARSRSQNQQRDHDSKRPKLSCTNCTSTSAGRNIGGGLNTVSDSSWRHSQVPRSSSMVLGSFGTDLMRERRDLERRTDSSISNLMDYNHRSGDFTTSSYVQERVPSSYSQGARPKENSMSTLQLNSSSTNHQLPSEHQTVPSSRDSSRNSFRSHFSPRQSESFRNSSHPTFSYLASRDETPVLSNSERLGSSRRPFQESSENEGRRTTRRLLSRIASSMSSTFFSRRSSQDSLNTRSLSSENYISPRTLTSQSRSNGASSSEVNDGRASEASQGFRFLRRRWGLSSLSQNHSSVPDAENFHQESEGRSTGPWLSSSLRNRCTPLFSRRRREGRDESSRISVSDVPPRSHIFRRDSNEVVHLEAQSDPLGAAANRPQASGASSSASAGASTPDLPPGGRRTGIAGILPGSLFRFAVPPALGSNLADNVMITVDIIPSGWNAADGKSDKTKSAPSRDPEKLQKIKESLLLEDSEEEEGDLCRICQMAAASSSNLLIEPCKCTGSLQYVHQECMKKWLQAKINSGSSLEAVTTCELCKEKLQLNLEDFDIHELHRAHANEQAEYEFISSGLYLVVLLHLCEQSFSDMMGNTIEPSTRVRLQRMNLKKMETITEHLILPNFI